The following is a genomic window from Actinomycetota bacterium.
GAGACTGGCACCGTCCGGTCGGCCGACGGGACCGAGATCGGTTGGCGCAGATCGGGCTCAGGCGACCCAGTAGTCCTGCACAACAGGACCAGCGCGGAGCGCCAACTGGGCGGTCATCGCTGTCTCCGGCACACAGTGTCGGTCCGTAGTCTGGCGGGCACCACGCCCGCGATCTCGCGGCCGCGCCGGGGCCGACATTGGCAGGAGGTGATGGTCATCAACCGTCTGGCAGCCGAGATCTCGCCGTACCTGCTCCAGCACGCCGACAACCCCGTGGACTGGTTCCCGTGGGTGAGGCGGCGTTCGAGGAGGCACGGCGCCGGAACGTCCCCATCTTCCTCTCCGTGGGGTACTCGAGCTGCCACTGGTGACCATCAGAGACGCGAGGAGCGTCACGCCTCCCCGATGAACCCGGCCGGGGCGACGATCGGCATGTCGCGCCACGAGCCCAGGGCGAGCAGGTGGCGGTCGCCGCTGACGATCACGTCGGCGGTGTCCTCTGCAGCTGCCTCGAGCACCCGGTTGTCCGCGGGGTCGTTGATGATGTCCTCCACCACCTCGGCGGGCTTCACGAGCTCGCCGATCCGGATCATCTGTGCGACCACCTCCTCCACGTAGGCCGGCTCCCAGTCGAACTTGTCGACCAGGACCCGACCCAGCTCCGCTAGCAACGGCCGGGACACGATCATCGTCAACTCGCCGGAGAGCACCCGGCGGTAGACGTCCTCGG
Proteins encoded in this region:
- a CDS encoding putative toxin-antitoxin system toxin component, PIN family, which translates into the protein EDVYRRVLSGELTMIVSRPLLAELGRVLVDKFDWEPAYVEEVVAQMIRIGELVKPAEVVEDIINDPADNRVLEAAAEDTADVIVSGDRHLLALGSWRDMPIVAPAGFIGEA